The window CGACAAGGTGCACGTTTTCCGGCGTCAACCCCTCCACACTGCCGGCGACCAAGGCCACCACCCCCCGGACCTGGCTCTGGTTTAGGTCCGTGCCGGGGCGGAGTTTTACGGCCACCGACGCGGTCGGGGGAGCCTTTTCGGTGGCGAAAATGCTTTTTTCGGGCAGTACCAGGTGCACCCGCGCCGCTTCCACCTCGTCCAACTGGACGATGGTACGACGCAGTTCCTCCTGAAGGGCCCGCTGGTAGTTGACCTGCTGTTCGAATTCGGTAACGCCCAGCTTGGTGCGGTCAAAAAGTTCCCATCCTGCGCCGTCCGCCCCGAGGGCCCCGGAGGTTGCCAGCTGAATCCGGGCCTGGTCCACTTGGGCGCGGGGAACTTGGATGGTCGTACCCCCGTCGCTTAGCATATAGGGGATGCGCATCCCGTCCAACTGCTCCACGATCGCCCCGGCCTCTCTGGGCTCCAAACCGGCAAAGAGCGTAGTGTAATTCATCTGCCGGACAAACTGTGCCAGATAGTACAGAACCAACAGGGACCCTATGACCAGCAAGACGAGCGCAACCTTGTGGGTGGTGCTCAAGGCCTGCCACCGCTCGTTCATCCTGGCCGCTACGGCCTGCCCTTTCATCCGACCACCTCCAGGTGTTCCACCGCGGGAAAGCGCGGCTCGCGCACTCTACCGGGTAATGATCAGGCCCTAAACGCCGGCTCTACCTCGGCCGCTCGCCAGCCGGCGGCACCCGCACTCTCGAAACACGTCCCTGAAATCACCGTGCCCGCCGGGTTAAAGCGGTGTGCGGCTCAACTCCTGGTAGGCTTCCAGAATTCTGTTCCGCACCTCCACGGCGAGCTGCATCGTCAGTTCCGCTTCGCGCAAGGCGATAATCACCTGGTGTACGTCCTGCACTTCGCCGGCCAGAAACTGGCGCACGGCGGTGTCCGCCCGGACCTGACTCTCGTTCAGCCGGTTCACCGCCTCGTTCAAAATTCGCCCGAAGTCCCCGCCGGTGTGTGCGGCCTGGCCGCCGGAACGGCGGCACCCGTCCGTCCCCAAGGCCGGAACCAGGGGCGCCCACGCGGTTTCCTTGATCACGCGCCTTCCCCCCTCACCTTAACCGCGGCCCAGTTCCAGGGCGCGCTGGACCATCTGCTTCGCGGCGTCGAACGCGGCCGCGTTCGCCTCGTATGCCCGGCTCGCCCCCATCAGGTCCACGAATTCCCGGTTTAAGTCCACGTTCGGGTACTGTACGAATCCGGCCGCGTCGGCGTCCGGGTGCTCCGGTTCGTGCACCGCTCGAAGCGGACTCGGATCCTTGACCACCGCCGTGACCCGCACGCCGGCACCGGCGAAGCCCCGCCCCCGGAACCGTTCCAGGTACTGGGCGAAAACCGGCACTTCACGCCGGTAGGGACCGCCTTCCCGGGTCCGGGTGGTATGCGCGTTGGCGATGTTGTTGCTGATCAGGTCCAGGCGCAGGCGCTCCGCGGTCATCCCCGAACCGCTGATCCCGAAACTCTTGAACAAGCTCACGCTGACCTACCTCCCGCCCCTGATAACCTGGGAGTAAATGCCGTACTTGCTGGACCAAAACTGGCCGATCGCCCGGTACCCCAGGACGTTGTCCACCAACTCCACCATTTCCCGCTCCAGATCGACGTTGTTGCCGTCCGCCCGCTGGGAAGTCCCCCGGACAATCTCCACCTGCGGCCCGTTATCGTCACCGGCCCGCCCCGCCAAATGGCGGGGATCGGTCCGCTTCATTCGAACGG is drawn from Candidatus Desulforudis audaxviator MP104C and contains these coding sequences:
- the fliE gene encoding flagellar hook-basal body complex protein FliE, translating into MIKETAWAPLVPALGTDGCRRSGGQAAHTGGDFGRILNEAVNRLNESQVRADTAVRQFLAGEVQDVHQVIIALREAELTMQLAVEVRNRILEAYQELSRTPL
- the flgC gene encoding flagellar basal body rod protein FlgC, which encodes MSLFKSFGISGSGMTAERLRLDLISNNIANAHTTRTREGGPYRREVPVFAQYLERFRGRGFAGAGVRVTAVVKDPSPLRAVHEPEHPDADAAGFVQYPNVDLNREFVDLMGASRAYEANAAAFDAAKQMVQRALELGRG
- the flgB gene encoding flagellar basal body rod protein FlgB, producing MIGKDPVMSLLARALDGQAVRQRVIAHNIANLNTPGFKRSRVDFQAFMQAALDDSAVRMKRTDPRHLAGRAGDDNGPQVEIVRGTSQRADGNNVDLEREMVELVDNVLGYRAIGQFWSSKYGIYSQVIRGGR